In the genome of Poecilia reticulata strain Guanapo linkage group LG16, Guppy_female_1.0+MT, whole genome shotgun sequence, one region contains:
- the lta gene encoding lymphotoxin-alpha: MSVREEAQMSVDAESAGRRMEGQCRSSQKYLLLHVWCGLLTMALVIMAAFIASIKPKSEQPSGSQENSPAASARFSPEGLVGKSSSYIELETHFRENVWMKHVACESCSLCLHQDSIYVNSSRHERALFFFYAQVVFRKNLTHNHVMLIRNATEYPKKDERVLVTGESMAVGSVWLGKMVTLTGGDSVRLSITGEYSRTESFWGAFQLH, translated from the exons ATGTCTGTCAGAGAGGAGGCTCAGATGAGCGTGGACGCGGAGAGCGCAGGACGCAG aATGGAGGGTCAGTGCCGGTCGTCTCAGAAGTACCTGCTGCTGCATGTGTGGTGCGGACTCCTCACCATGGCCCTGGTCATCATGGCCGCCTTTATCGCCTCCATCAAACCAAAATCTGAGCAA CCCAGCGGCTCCCAGGAAAACTCTCCAGCAG CCAGCGCTCGCTTTTCCCCGGAGGGACTTGTTG GAAAGTCGTCTTCCTATATTGAACTGGAAACAC ACTTTCGTGAAAACGTGTGGATGAAACACGTGGCCTGTGAGTCCTGCTCCCTCTGCCTCCATCAGGACTCCATCTACGTCAACAGCAGCAGGCACGAGAGggccctcttcttcttctacgccCAGGTGGTTTTCAGGAAGAACCTCACTCACAACCATGTGATGCTGATAAGAAATGCCACGGAATATCCAAAGAAGGACGAGAGGGTTTTGGTGACGGGCGAGTCGATGGCGGTCGGGTCGGTCTGGTTGGGGAAGATGGTGACTCTGACCGGAGGCGACAGCGTGAGGCTGAGCATCACAGGAGAATATAGCAGAACCGAGTCGTTCTGGGGAGCTTTCCAGCTCCATTAA